The nucleotide window GCCACTTGAGCCTCCGTGAGAACGGCCATGCTGGCCACCTCTGGAcggaggaggtggtggaggagtgGTGCCTCCTTGAACCTGGGGAGGGGAGGATCCTGTAGCGAGATAGCTGTAGGAAACTCTACGAAGTTTGGTTCCATGGCAGGCCTGGCATAACCCACTGCTTCAGAGTCAGTAAAGCTGAGATACAACGGAGAGGGTAGTGAACATACGACCCACGCTGGAAGGATCCAGCACATAGATCGCAGGTAATCCAAGTCAtgccttcatcatcaaagacGTAGGAGGATagagaagaagtcatggTAAGTGATGTCAGGAGTTGTTGCCGTTTGTGGTGTTTGAGTTTGGTAGTCAGTTGAGTTTCTTATTTTACCAAATCTTTCATTGTAGCATCAGGAAGGCctatctatatatatatagtcTCAACCTGGAGAGCATCAGCTTCGGCCATAGTATGTATCAGACAGCCAATGTGACAGAGGCTATGTTCATCGTTCAAAACGGCCACCAACACACCGCCTCACAAACACCACGAAGGCGAGAATTGACATGGAGCGTCATATCATGTCTGTCAGAGTTGGTAGCCGTTGTCAAGATGCCGGCTGCAACCGGGTCTTGTGATGGCGATCGGGTCAAGGATGCTTGGTTGCCTTAATCGGGCTCAAATCCCTAGACAATCTGTTTCGTGTCCGAACTTGACGGCATTCATCTGAGCCGGGATGCAAATTCACATATCTGGGGTCCTGGGTTTGGGCCTCATTTCCAAACGCACATCCCTACACCAGCTCCTGTCGGCCCCGAACTACAGCACAAACTTGGCCGAATAGCTGCGCTTTGTGGCTTTTGCACTTCATGCAACTCTCCTTCGGTCTGTACCAAGAGCGCCTCCTGGACCACGTCGTCGGTGCTTATATGGAGGTAAAATGCCTCGAAATGTTGACCGGTTGCGGAGGCGTCCGGCAAATCACAATCCATCCTGACCAACTCTGACGGCTTGCTGCATGATCGCAAGGTTGTGCCTCATACCCCGAGCTTTTGCGACGAACCAGGTTAAGCGGACTCTGTGACTTCGGCTGAACTCATGCAGCTTCGCGGGTATTGAAAGACGCCATTTCTCAAATAGCTGTGCTATTGCGTGCATGCCTAAGTAGCTGCAGCAGCCATGATATTACATGCCCAACACCCTTAACAGATGCTGGAAATTCTGGAAAGCGCTCATCTGGTGGGTGTCACATATTGACTCTGAGGGACAGACCGACCGCGTCTCGTGAAGTGTCAGCTAGTAGCCTTGCTTGAAAGGGGGCGTACAAGGCGATATATTCGCATCACCTGAAATCTTGCTATCACGTCGGTGTATAGTTTGAGTATACGAAACCGAGACCCTGAGAGGATCCTAGTCTTGGCCATCATACTGTGCCCATCCTGACTCTTATCCGGTGCAACCTCCCGATGAGTGTCGGGCCTCTCCAAATGGCATAGTTCACCAGTTGACCGACTTTCCTGATGGCAGCCGCGTTTGTCGTTATTTGCTGCATCAAGTGAGCCCAAAGGTTGTCCCAGAGACAGAACCAAGTACACGAAGCCACGACATCGTTGTCAACATGCCACTCTTGTACGCCCATCAATAACCTGACCGGTCAAAAGACATATGTTATCCATCGGTCAAGCCAAGACTGGAAATAAGGAAGGAAACAGTAAGCTTGCTGTGATGTTTCGATACGCAAAGTCATGCACCTCTTCGTTAGCTCTGCCTCTGTGTTACCCCCAACTACTTCAAACCTTCTCTGTTGAGCCTTCGAGTGTCTGCCCACCAACGCTTTGTAATCGGGAAAGTCATGGCCAACAGAAGTCTCAACCAATCTCGGCTGTCTTATCGATCAATACCGTCTCTtgccttggcttggcttAAGATACTGCAAGGACGAGACTATTCACAGTCTGACCACCCAATCCATGCCGTGTCGTTTCCAATGGGTGATACCGGGTACATCATCCATCGCTAAGGAAAAGAATAGTCAAAGATAACGAGGTCGGAGATGTTGATCCCGGGGTTGTTGCACGGATGGCCTTGCAGACACCTTTGCCGATTTAACAGGATACTTCTTATCCTGAGCCTCAAACCATGCACATTCACCTGGGGATGCTTATTCGCGTTTGATGACGTCTGAGCTCATCAAAAGACCGTCAGATGACCTCGACGCAGGAGACTTTTCGATCACCAATCAGAGAAGGTACGTAGTGGCTCGAACAGTAGTTTTTCTTATCTCTGATGGTATCTATCATTGTATCTCAGCCCCAAGATCGGTGATGTGTCGATTCAAAGAACATGAAAGTCAGCTGAACCATACCAGTACTCGGCGCTCGCTGTTATTGAAGGGGGTGGAGCCGTCACGGGCTATCAGCCAGACTCCGTTCCGTTTTGGAAGTCTGCAGTCCGTCCCAACTGACCTGATGATTCAAGTATGATGACagtgaagagaaagaaattcCTCCAGTTTTGAGGGTCACGTAGGACATGCTGTGTATGTCTCAAAACTTCCGAAGGGCTTGATATCAACAGGCCGTATTGAACCTCCAACGGCGTCACACGACAGTTGGACCTGCATCTGTGATGTTATCGTGAAATGATCTGATAATTCATTCAAAGTCGGTTTGAAATTGACGCAGGCAAAAGGTGCcattctttgcctttgaCGTTGTGCAATAACTCCCAGTTGGTGCACTCAGACATACAGCTCAGTGACAGAATGAGATCGTGATTCCGTGGACATACACTTGCTGCCCAATAGACGGTTACTGCATTTGCAGCTGCTCTAACATCAGACTCTCGTCATTCCCTCCAACATAACGTCCATTTTCCTGTAGCTGAGTGTTACAACGGCCCGACCACGCGAGAATGACAAGTTGACGTGACCAAAAAAAGGTTGGGTCAGTCATACCATCTGCTCTGCCAGGAGCTGTTGTTGATGCAAATGCCCTATGAGGTGGGCAGGCGGGTGTTGTTGAACGAGCTGCAGAGACGGGTGATGGCATGGGCGAAACCACGATGAGCCTGTGCGACCGGTTACACAAACAATGCCCGTCGCGCAAATTACGCCCTTTTCAGACAATATGGGTCTCGTAGTAACTTGGCGAGGTTCTGCTAGAAATTTCTGGCCTTTTCGGACTTTTGGTTGAACTTGGTCTGCATGATTGTTGTGGTATGCACTTGCAAGTGTCCACATTGTGGTATAATGGTTCACAAACGCTACCACTGATTAAGTTGAAAGCACGGAGAGAATCATGCCGTGGCAATATTTCGTGTATTTTTTTAATGCTTGAGAATCAACTTTGCTGTTGATATTCATGTCAGAGAGTCAGTTGTTCAAATTATGGAAGGACGATGCGACGTTGCGCTACATGAGGAAGTCCTAGTACCGTTTAAGTGCATAGCTTGGTTGTTGCATATCGTTTCCATGCGCGTCGTTCTTCGCGGTGGAGAGGAGGCTTTGGAGTAGGGAATTAGAGCTTGGGAACTTGATAAATGCTTTGTTTCTCGACCTTCCTTGACAAAAAGTCCTGGGACAACTATCAAGACCATGAGCTGAGCTTACGCGACTGATTTTCCGCCTTCGAAATGTCTGTTATTCTCTGCACAGGTAAATGCGACTCCTCTATCAACATATCCTCCAATACAAGCTAACCCACCTTACAGCTGGCTATGACCACACTATCAGGTGCGATACGATGCGCTTCTCGACTGGTAATCGCAAATGGCTGACATGTGGCTTCTAGATTCTGGGAGGCCTTGTCGGGTATCTGTTCACGCACGATTCAACACCCTGACTCCCAGGTGAACCGTCTCTGCATCTCCCCCGACAAGCGATACCTTGCCGCCGCTGGCCATCATACCGTCAAGCTGTACGATATCAAGTCTACGAATCCCAACCCGTTGTTGACATTTGAGGGCCACACTGGAAACATCACAGGCGTTGCGTTTCACTGCGAGGGGAAATGGATGGTAACTAGCTCCGAGGACGGGACCGTCAAGATCTGGGAGACACGGACCGGATCGATTCAACGAAGCTACAACCATGGCTGTCCGGCCAACGACGTGGTGATTCACCCCAACCAGGGTGAGATCATCAGCTGCGATAGGTCTGGAAGTGTCAGGGTGTGGGATTTGGCTGAGAACAACTGTTCCCATGAGCTCATCCCAGAGGAGGACGTCTCTGTCTCCAGCGTTACTGTCGCTAGTGATGGGTCCTTGCTATGCGCTGCGAACAATGCTGTAAGTAACAATCAGAGGTGCTGGAAATTGATCTCTAACCATTTCGCTAGGGCAACGTATTCGTATGGAATCTTATTCAGAGCTTTGATCGCACACAACTAGTGCCGGTAACGCACTTCAATGCCCACAAGGAATACATCACCCGTATTCTTCTATCCCCAGACGTCAAGAAACTCGCCACTTGTAGTGCAGACCACACAGCCAAGATCTGGGAGGTGAAGAACATCGAACCAAGCACAGATCTGGAACCCAAGCCATATCCCCTAGAAGCCACTCTTACCGGGCACCAGCGCTGGGTCTGGGATTGTGCTTTCAGCGCCGACTCTGCGTACCTAGTCACTGCTTGCTCCGATCACTATGCGCGATTGTGGGAATTGCATAGCCAGCAGATTATCCGACAATACAACGGACATCACAGAGGAGCTGTCTGCGTTGCCTTGAACGATTATTCGGAAACACGATAAAGGGGTTATATGGAGCACGGTATAGCACTAGATTCATGCCAGGTTGGCGGGAGAATGGCGTTGGTAAGATATTTTCAATAAGGTTCGGATATTACTGTTTGAGGATTGAAGCTACGATACGGACATGTGCCCTAGATAGTGAAAGGCATCCATTTGTCAACAGAAATCGCATTGTAAGCCCCTGGAGAATGACATCAAGTAAGTGGCACTGAAGAGGCAATAGTGCAAGTCAAATCCAAATATGAAAGCATTAATCAGATCTTATATGGTTTGACTTTGCTACACAATCTATTCACAAAGGGGGCCAATCTGTTGACAATTTCAATTGTTCATATGTAAGTGATGCCGCTGGTAAATTCCAAGGCCTTCCAAACATTCGTGTAGGTATCAAGGTCGCTTGCTAGGCATGGGCAGCCTCGGAGTTTTTAGAAATCCTCCTTGTCAAGACGCTCCTTGGcattcttcttggcctcatcgGAGACGTTGGGGTTGTTCAGGGTACTATTGCTATCAACCGGTAGTTAAGTCTAAGAGACGTTGGAACTTACGCCTTGAGACCGCCAGCAACATTGCCAGggttcttgtccttgttgtCCTCAGCACCAGTAACTGTAAGATGTTAGAATAGGACTTATAATGGGAGGCGTGGAGCTTACCCTCACCACCGTTGAACTCGTTCTCGAGAGCCTGACGTGAGtgctccttggcctcctcggAGGTGTTGGGGTTGTTGATAGTAGCCTTGTGGCCGCCGGCAACCTGAGCATCGGTCATTTTGAAGGAAGTGTGTGGTGAAATTGGTAAAGAATAGGAGGTCTTGTGATAGCTGTTGCTTGAGAGTGGTCGatgtgttgatgatgagaattgTTGGCTTGGTTGTGGACAACAGGACCTTCTTATAGCTGTTTCTCAGCCCTTGTTTGGCCTCTCATCGCCGATCCCAGACTGAAAATCAACCTGAAAACATCAAAGATCATTTCATTGATGCAACTGATGAGCCGGCAGATCGTCCAGCCTCCTCTTATTGCGACGTTTCTGTCGGCAAGCTGCTTTCTCACAAGGAAGCTTGCATATTGACCTGGTACCCGACGGGATTGTTTGCTTTTGGTGAGGAATCATGCGGATACGGCTTGTTGTGTGGTGACGTGTAGGCTGCCCCTGAGCAAGGATTTCATCACAGGCAAATGCTCGATCACGATGTTGAAGCGTGATTAATGACATTCTGATATGTGTGCGATATCAGAGATCGCAATTGGAAACATCCTGGGGAAAGCTTGTAGGTATGTTATTGGGTCGATCGATAGTAAAGCCTGATCTTGTTGCAACCAAATCTCAGTCTTTAATGGTGCCCTTGCAAATCATCCACGATCATGCAAGACGAAGTGTATAGTCTAAATCAATACCATTGCAATGACGAAATTCGAAAAGGGCAAGATGTTAGTtgagatcaacaacaatacCACAACTCTGACCACTATAACGTTCCTGGACAAAACTGTATTGAGCTACAGGTCATGACGCATCAATTCATATTTGTGAGGCACTCATCGCTAATTACAACAAATGTTCCCTAGAATCACGGCTACTGGCTTAAGTGAGGACTCCAAAGCAAACAAAGATGAAAAGACGGTCTGTGCCAGTTGATGAATCATGGACACGGATCATGACATCAGAACGTGTCGTAAACATAGGACCGTCCACGACGAATGCGCGAGGTCCCGTGAAACactggagaaggagagagaCATACGAGGAAGCTTGAGAGAAATGAGAGAAAGGGGTTGAATATTCCGTGATTGAATTTGCTCCAGACTTGGGTGAAGGTGGTTGGATCAACTGATGGATATTGACGGGCCACTGAGCCTATGCCAAACTTGAACTCTCAAAGCATTGGCGAGGAACAACCTTGAATAGAAACATGCCTAAGATTAGTGAATCCAATCGCAACCTGACAATGTTCTATAAGCAAGATCAACTTAAATGATATATCAATTCTGTCATTTGTCTTGTGGTTGGTCAAGCGTAGGTTGATCATTAGAAACTTTGCATGATCGGCAAGCTGAGACGTTGGGTATGATTCGGACAATTCCGAAGTAAATATATCCAAGAGTGTCTGTATGAATGAAGCTTTAACCGGCACTGGCCGAGTTATCTGCGTATGCGGTCAAATTGAAGCCGACGTACGGATTGACGATCACTTAATCCTGTGTTCTGtgtcgttgagcttgataATAGTCCCGAGATCGAAAAGCCAATCACGGAGCGTACCAGCTTTTCAGGGGATCCGAAACTTAGACGAAACCACTGTAAAGACACTAACTGGCTCTAGCATATAGCTGATCCGTCCTCGTGGGACAGCGAGACATGTTATGTCGATCCATCTGGATATGACAAGTGGCTCATCGGCGTGTCCGCGGTAAAGGGAGCGAATCAAACTCAATGTACCTCTATTGAGCGGCTCTTGGCCGTGCGTCTATTGAAGTTCCTCATCGTCGGAACTAGGTCTCTCCCTACAGGGCCTATGTTGATCACAAGGAGGTAGGGAGGCCAACCACGGGCCTCATGTCCAACATGCTGATGACGTCGCATCAGAACTTTAAGTCCCCATGTCCAGCTGAACAGGGATCATCGCCAAGAAGCCCCGAGTGACCGGGACGACATGTGGGTTACTCCTAGCAAGCGGTGACAGCATCTTGCACCAAAAAGAATAAGCGATGTGTCTGTGTGAGAAAAAGATGTCCATGATGGATGGTCGGGTCGCTTGTCAGCGCGGGAATGCGGCTAAAAGCACTGACCATGCGGGGAGCCAGAAAGCGCCACACTAGCTGGCCCAAGCCCCCTGGATCCCATCAACAGCCC belongs to Fusarium oxysporum Fo47 chromosome V, complete sequence and includes:
- a CDS encoding WD40-repeat-containing domain protein; the encoded protein is MSVILCTAGYDHTIRFWEALSGICSRTIQHPDSQVNRLCISPDKRYLAAAGHHTVKLYDIKSTNPNPLLTFEGHTGNITGVAFHCEGKWMVTSSEDGTVKIWETRTGSIQRSYNHGCPANDVVIHPNQGEIISCDRSGSVRVWDLAENNCSHELIPEEDVSVSSVTVASDGSLLCAANNAGNVFVWNLIQSFDRTQLVPVTHFNAHKEYITRILLSPDVKKLATCSADHTAKIWEVKNIEPSTDLEPKPYPLEATLTGHQRWVWDCAFSADSAYLVTACSDHYARLWELHSQQIIRQYNGHHRGAVCVALNDYSETR